The stretch of DNA CGCGGTAGGACCAGTGCGCCGCCACACCCGTCTCTGCCACATCATGCATCTGCCGCGTGCGGATCTGCACTTCGACCCGCTTGCCATCACGGCCCGACACGGTGGTGTGGATCGACCGATAGCCGTTGGTCTTGGGCTGGCTGATATAGTCCTTGAACCGGCCGGGCACAGCGCGCCAGCGCTGGTGAATGGCGCCCAGCGCGCGGTAACAATCCTCTTCGGTGCCGGTGATGACGCGGAAACCATAGATGTCGGACAACCGGCTAAACGACTGGTCCTTTTCCTGCATCTTGCGCCAGATCGAATAGGGCTTCTTGGCGCGGCCAAACACTTCGGCGTCGATATCGACCTTCGCCAACTCGTGCCGCATGTCGCCGGTAATACGCTGGATCACATCGCCCGTTTCGCGCTGCATGGTGATGAAACGGCGAATGATCGAAGACCGCGCATCCGGGTTCAGCGTCTTGAAGGCCAGATCCTCCAATTCCTCGCGCATCCACTGCATGCCCATCCGGCCCGCCAGCGGGGCAAAGATGTCCATTGTCTCGCGCGCCTTCTGCACCTGCTTTTCGGCGCGCATCGACTTGATGGTGCGCATGTTGTGCAGACGGTCGCTCAGCTTGACCAGGATCACGCGCATGTCCTTCGACATGGCCATGAACAGCTTGCGGAAGTTCTCAGCCTGCTTTGTCTCGACACTGCTCAGCTGCAGATTGGTCAACTTGGTCACACCGTCGACCAGCTTGGCAATCTCGTCCCCGAACTCTTCGGCGACCATGCTGTAGTTGGCCTTGGTGTCCTCGATCGTGTCGTGCAGCAGCGCGGTGACGATGGTCGCATCATCCAACTGTTGTTCGGTCAGGATCGCCGCGACGGCAACCGGATGCGTGAAATAGGGCTCGCCCGAATGGCGGAACTGCCCGTCATGCATTTGACCGCCAAAGGCATAGGCCCGGCGGATCAAATCGTCGTTCGTCTTGGGGTTGTAGTTGCGGACCAGCGCGATCAGGTCGTCGGCAGATATCATGCGGTCCGCACCCCGGGCGGTGTCAGCCCTGGCCTTGGGCGGCCATCAGCTGACGCAGCAGCATCTCTTCGGACATGCTGTCTTCTTCGGGCTTGTCCTGCTCGGCACCCATGAGAAGCGCCATGGCGTCCTCTTCGGCCTCATCGACTTCGATCTGGCTCTGGTTCGATTCGATCAGCCGCTCGCGCAACTCTTCCGAACTTTGCGTCTCTTCCGCGATCTCGCGCAGTGACACGACAGGGTTCTTGTCGTTGTCACGATCCACAGTGATTGGCGCACCGCTGGAAATCTCGCGCGCGCGGTGCGCGGCAAGCATCACCAGTTCGAAACGGTTCGGAACCTTGTCAACGCAGTCTTCAACGGTCACGCGGGCCATGGGGATGCTCCTGCTCAGGAAGGAAAGAATAGAAGGGCGCTATTTAGGCGCGATTGACGCGAATGACAAGCCGCTATTCGAACGGCATGATGGCCGCCAAATCCTCAACCGGCAGCGAATCCCGCATCTCGACAACGGTGCGACGGGTGATGGGATGCACCCAATCCGGCACGACCTCCGCCATCGGAACAAGGACAAAAGCGCGCTCATGCATCCTCGGATGCGGCAGCAAAAGCTGCCCCGGGGCCGATTCCTGCTGCTGATCGAGGGGCAGATCCATCCATTGACGCAACGTCGCAACATCGGGGCGGACGACATCTCCGTAAGCCAGCAAGTCAAGGTCCACGACCCGCTGTTCCCACCTGACCTTGCGGCGACGGCCCAGATCCGCCTCAATCTCGTGCAGACGCGTGATCGCTTCGGGGGCCGACCACGTAGCAGACAGTAAAACAACAGCATTTACAAAGTCGGGACCACTGCCCGCCGGGACCGCCGGGGTCATGAAAAACCGGCTTTGCGCCCGAATCACCGCACCGGATTCCTCCATCCGAAAGATGGCTTTTTGTAAAATTTTCGCAGGTGACCCTACGGCAGAAGACTTGTTTGATCCGAGGGCAATGACCAGTTTTGCTTGGTTCTGCGGCAGGGTTTCGCTCGCTTTGACCCCATCTCCGACTTGCGACATAATAAAAAACACCTATTTTCCGACCACCGCCGCTTCGCGTTTTAACGCACTCACTCACGGAAATCACAGGCGGAACCCCGAATTTTCGGAAGGACATTTTATGTTTTACAAGGACGAACGGTTAGCACTGTTCATCGACGGCTCGAACCTTTACGCCGCAGCCAAAGCGCTTGGGTTCGACATAGACTACAAACTTCTCAGGCAAGAGTTCATGCGGCGTGGCAAATTGCTGCGTGCATTCTATTACACGGCCCTGCTTGAAAACGACGAGTATTCACCGATCCGTCCACTCGTGGATTGGCTGAATTACAACGGGTTCACCATGGTGACCAAACCGGCCAAGGAATACACGGATTCCATGGGTCGGCGTAAGGTCAAGGGGAACATGGATATCGAACTTGCCGTCGATGCAATGGAGCTTGCGCCGCGCGTGGACCACATCGTGCTCTTTTCGGGCGACGGGGACTTCCGCCCGCTCGTGGAAAGCCTCCAGCGCCAGGGCGTGCGCGTGTCGGTCGTGTCGACGATTCGCAGCCAGCCGCCGATGATCTCGGATGATCTGCGCCGGCAAGCGGACAACTTCATCGAACTTGATGAGTTGAAGGACGTGATCGGCCGCCCCCCACGCGAACCGATGCCCGAACGCGAGCAAAAGCTGCAAGCGCAGGGCTAAGGTCGGACTCATCAACGGGCAGTGACACTGCAATGTCGCTGCCCGTCATATGAAAATGGGTTCGTCATCAAATACGGCATGTCAGGCTACCAGCACACCTCGCTGTTTTAAAACAAAAAGACCTGTGTAAATATCCCCCCGATTGGGGGGATCGCAGCATGTTTCGTGATGCTGAACAGCTGGAACATCTCACAAGCGTGGCCGCTTTATGGGATGGTGTGGTGCAAACGTTGCGCGCACGCGGCATCCGCCACGTGATCTACATCACGGCCACCGGCACACCCGCACATGACAGCCGCGTTCTGACAACCTGCCCCGGGCTCTATGCCCAGGCTGCCCCAGATGCCGACCCGTTTCTCAGCCATTGCTGCAACAGTTACGACATCACCCGCACGGGCCCGGAGTTCCTGCCGGACCACGATTACCTCCCCGATAACGCCAAGGCATTTATCAAAACGGCCCGGTCCGAAGGGTTTCTGACAGGTTTCGGCATCCCCACCCGCCTGCGCGGGGCCGAGCGGTACGGCGGGTTCAACCTGGGCACCACACTCGACCGCGACACGTTTCTCGAAACCATGTGGCCCCAAGGTGAACAATTCCGCCTCTTTTGCCTGCTGATCCACCGCCGGATCGAAGAGCTGTCAGGCACCCGAACCGACCACGCGCCCGCCCTCATCGCGCCCGACATGCCCGCGTCGCTCGATGCGCTCAGCCCGCGCGAGGCCGAGGTGATCTACATGCTTGCCCGCGGCCTCAGCCGGA from Tateyamaria omphalii encodes:
- the rpoZ gene encoding DNA-directed RNA polymerase subunit omega; this translates as MARVTVEDCVDKVPNRFELVMLAAHRAREISSGAPITVDRDNDKNPVVSLREIAEETQSSEELRERLIESNQSQIEVDEAEEDAMALLMGAEQDKPEEDSMSEEMLLRQLMAAQGQG
- the folK gene encoding 2-amino-4-hydroxy-6-hydroxymethyldihydropteridine diphosphokinase; translated protein: MSQVGDGVKASETLPQNQAKLVIALGSNKSSAVGSPAKILQKAIFRMEESGAVIRAQSRFFMTPAVPAGSGPDFVNAVVLLSATWSAPEAITRLHEIEADLGRRRKVRWEQRVVDLDLLAYGDVVRPDVATLRQWMDLPLDQQQESAPGQLLLPHPRMHERAFVLVPMAEVVPDWVHPITRRTVVEMRDSLPVEDLAAIMPFE
- a CDS encoding LabA-like NYN domain-containing protein, with amino-acid sequence MFYKDERLALFIDGSNLYAAAKALGFDIDYKLLRQEFMRRGKLLRAFYYTALLENDEYSPIRPLVDWLNYNGFTMVTKPAKEYTDSMGRRKVKGNMDIELAVDAMELAPRVDHIVLFSGDGDFRPLVESLQRQGVRVSVVSTIRSQPPMISDDLRRQADNFIELDELKDVIGRPPREPMPEREQKLQAQG
- a CDS encoding helix-turn-helix transcriptional regulator is translated as MFRDAEQLEHLTSVAALWDGVVQTLRARGIRHVIYITATGTPAHDSRVLTTCPGLYAQAAPDADPFLSHCCNSYDITRTGPEFLPDHDYLPDNAKAFIKTARSEGFLTGFGIPTRLRGAERYGGFNLGTTLDRDTFLETMWPQGEQFRLFCLLIHRRIEELSGTRTDHAPALIAPDMPASLDALSPREAEVIYMLARGLSRKEAARVCGISLNTVNEYAKTAYRKLGIHNRADAARLVFGQTTAD